The proteins below are encoded in one region of Ascaphus truei isolate aAscTru1 chromosome 10, aAscTru1.hap1, whole genome shotgun sequence:
- the DYNLT5 gene encoding dynein light chain Tctex-type 5 has translation MSDTAKDKAARLLKKRGSVSSLSSHDVKPRESFGRHKDSMSTVSYMDEPGHHDDILRPAIQMENSYQLGPTRRFPVATVNNILKDVLTNYLQEEKYEAELCRQMTKTISEVIKARVKDLMIPRYKIIVLIHIGQLNEQSMRVGSRCIWDPANDTFSSYSFKNGSLFAVANVYAVYYE, from the exons ATGTCGGACACCGCGAAAGACAAAGCCGCTCGTCTGCTAAAGAAAAGAGGAAGCGTGTCATCATTAAGCAGCCATGATGTCAAACCGCGAGAAAGCTTTGGGAGACACAAAGA CTCCATGAGTACAGTGTCCTATATGGATGAGCCGGGTCACCATGATGATATTTTGCGTCCAGCGATCCAGATGGAAAACTCCTATCAGTTAG GTCCAACACGGCGTTTTCCAGTAGCAACTGTCAATAATATTTTGAAGGATGTCCTTACGAATTATCTCCAAGAGGAAAAATATGAAGCAGAATTATGCAGGCAAATGACAAAGACCATCTCGGAG gTCATCAAGGCGAGGGTGAAAGACCTGATGATCCCAAGGTACAAGATAATTGTGCTGATCCACATTGGACAACTTAACGAACAGAGCATGCGAGTTGGAAGCAGATGCATCTGGGATCCAGCAAATGATACATTTTCATCCTACTCTTTCAAAAACGGCTCCCTGTTTGCTGTGGCGAATGTCTATGCAGTTTACTATGAGTAA